Part of the Arsenicicoccus sp. oral taxon 190 genome, CCTACCCCCGGCGGAAGGATCGACCGGCCTTCGTTCCCCAGGCTGATACTCCTACCGGCGGTAGGTTCGCTGGATGCGGCGCCACCAGACGGCGGCGCGACGGTCGGCCTCGGCCTGCTCCCGCGCACGCCGCTCCTCCTCCGAGCGCAGCCGGGCCTGTGCCTCCGCGAGACGGCGGTGCTCGCGCCATACGGCCACCAGCTCCTCGACGTCGAGGACCTTGGCGATGGGCGGCATCTGGGGACCGGCCGCCGGGCGCAGCCGGTCGAGCTTCACGCGCCGGTTGTAGTCCTCGACGATCGCGCGCACCGACTCCTCGCGCGGGACGTCCCGCAGCGTCTGCGGCATGTCGTGGGCTTCCTTGCGCAGCGCCATGGTCGGGTTCATCGCGCCCGTCATGTCGAGCTGCTCGCGCTCGATCAGCCCGTTGATCCACCAGTCCTCGCGATAGGGCCGGTCGAGGCTGGGCAGCGGCTTGCCGGCGCCGGGGAGGTTGTCGAGCTCCCCACGCTCCTGGGCCTCCCGGATGCGCCTCTCCGCGATGGTCTCGACGTGGTGCGGGTCCATCGCCGCATTGTCCCACCGTCGCGGCCCGCACCTAGGATCGGCGGGTGATCGTGCTGACCCGTGCCGAGTGGGAGCCGCTCGCCGCCGCGCACCGGGAGCGGGCCGAGGCGGCCACCGCGGCGCACCTTGCGCGACGGGCCCGCGGGGAGAAGCACCCGGTCGAGGACTTCCTCTTCGAGTACTACGGTCTCCGCCCAGGCCATCTCGCGCGCTGGCACCCGGGTCCTGGTGTGGCGCTGGTGGATTCGCCGGAGCACGCGGCCTGGTCCTACTACGCCACCTCCGGGGGGCTCACCTCGCTCGACGTCGGGTCGTATGCCGAGAAGCGTGGCGCCACCGTCAGGTTCGTCCGCGAGCTGCTGGCGTCGACGCACGGGCGCGAGGCCCGCTTCGGCTGCTTCGGGCTGCACGAGTGGGCGATGGTCTATCGCCAGCCCGAGGACGAGGTGCGGCACGGCTCGCTGCCGCTGCGGCTGGGGCACGCCGGGACGGACGAGGTGGTGGAGGCCCACGAGATCCGCTGCACCCACTTCGACGCCTACCGCTTCTTCACCCCGGACGCGTTGGGGCGCAACGTGGTTCGGCCCACTCGCGACACGATCCAGAGCCACGAGCAGCCCGGCTGCCTGCACGGCGGCGCGATGGACCTCTACCGGTGGGCGTTCAAGCTCGCCCCCGGGATACCGGGCGACCTGGTGCTCGACTGCTTCGAGATCGCCCGGGAGGCAAGGCTGCTCGACATGATGAGCTCGCCCTACGACACCGGGTCGCTGGGGTTGCCCAACATCGCGATCGAGACGGCGGACGGCAAGGCCGAGCACGTGCGCCGGCAGCGCGCCATCAGCGAGGCCGCGGCGCCGGTGCGCGCGCGGCTGATCGCCGCCTGCGAGGCGCTGATCGTCGCCTCCGACGCGCTGATCGCCACCGGCGACGCCCCCCTCGACCCACGCCGAGCCGGGAGCTCACGCTGAGCCCGGAGCTCACGCTGAGCCCGGAGCCCGCCCCCGTGTCAGCGGACGGGGACCCCGGCGCTGTGCAGCCCGTAGGTCAGCCCGTCCAGCAGCGCCATCCACGACGCCTCGACGATGTTGGCCGCCACGCCCACCGTGGTCCACGACTGGTTGTCGTCGGCCATCTCGATGAGCACGCGGGTGATGGCGTCCGAGCCGTGCGCGGAGTCGAGGATGCGGACCTTGTAGTCCACCAGCTCGACGCCGTCGATCTCGGGGTAGACGCCGACGAGGGCGTTGCGCAGCCCCTCGTCGAGCGCGTTGACGGGCCCGTTGCCCTCGCCGGTGGCCACGAGCCGGCGGCCACCCGCCCGCAGCTTGACCGTCGCCTCCGACACGGCCACCCCGTCGCCGCGCGCCTCGGCGATGACCCGCCAGGACTCGACCTCGCAGTAGGAGATCGGTTCGCCCGTCACCTCCCGGCGCAGCAGCAGCTCGAAGGACGCGTCGGCGGCGTCGAAGGTCCAGCCGCGCAGCTCGAGGTCCTTGACCAGCGCCACGATCCGCGCCTGCACCTCCCCCTGACCCGACAGGTCCAGCCCGAGCTCGCGGGCCCGCAGCTCGATCGACGCGCGACCGGCCATGTCGGACACCAGGGTTCGCATCCGGTTGCCGACCGAGGAGGGGTCGGTGTGCTGGTAGAGGTCGGGGTCGACCTTGAGCGCCGACGCGTGCAACCCCGCCTTGTGGGCGAACGCCGAGGACCCGACGTAGGGCTGCCGGCCGTAGGGGGTGATGTTGGTGATCTCGCTGATGGAGTGGGAGATCCGCGAGGCCTCGGCCAGCTGGGCGTCGGCCACGACGGGCCGGTCGAGCTTGAGCTGCAGGTTGCTGATGATGGTGAGCAGGTCGGCGTTGCCGGTGCGCTCGCCATACCCGTTGACGGTGCCCTGCACCTGCACGACGCCCGCGTCGACCGCGGCGAGGGAGTTGGCGACGGCGCAGCCGGTGTCGTTGTGGCAGTGGATCCCGAGCGGGGCGCCGGTGCTGCGGGTCACGTCATCGACCACGTCGGCGATCCGGGACGGCAGCATGCCGCCGTTGGTGTCGCACAGGGCGACCACCTCGGCGCCGGACTCGACCGCGGCACGCACCGCCTCCAGCGCGTAGTCGCGGTCCAGCTGGTAGCCGTCGAAGAAGTGCTCGGCGTCGAGGAACACCCGCCGCCCCTCCCCGACGAGGAAGGTCACGGTGTCGCGGATCATCGCGAGGTTCTCCGCGAGCGTGGTGCGCAGCGCCTGCTCCACGTGCCGGGTGTGGGCCTTGGCGACGAGGGTGATGGCCGGCGCGCCGGAGTCGAGCAAGGCCCGCACCTGGGCGTCGCTGTGCGCCTGACCGCCCGCCTTGCGGGTGGCGCCGAAGGCCGTCAGCACGGCGTGCTGCAGCCGCAGATCCCGTGCCCCGGCGAAGAACTCGGTGTCGCGCGGGTTGGCGCCCGGCCAGCCGCCCTCGATGAACCCCACGCCCAGCTCGTCCAGGTGCCGCGCGATCGCGATCTTGTCCTGGACGGTCAGGTGCAGACCCTCCTGCTGCGCGCCGTCGCGCAGGGTGGTGTCGTAGACCTGCAGTGCGGGCCGGTCTCCCATGGCTCGTCCTCTCGGGCAGGGTGCGGTCGTGCGCCCATGATGGGCCCGTATGCCGCTCCCCCGCCTCGCCGTCTCACCGCCTCGCGGCCGCCACGAGCGCGTCGAAGAGGGCAGGGTCGGTGCCCGCCTCGGGGTGCCACTGCACCGCGAGGCAGAAGTCCGCGGCCGGGTCCTCCATGGCCTCGAGGGTGCCGTCCGCCGCCCACGCCGTCGCCTCGTAGCCGGGGTGGGTCAGCACCGACTGGTGGTGGTAGGTCGGCACCTGCGCCCGCTCCCCGACCAGCGCGGCGAGCCTCGAGCCGGGCCGCACCGACACGTCGTGCGTCCCGAAGACCCCTGGCGCCGGCGAGTGCTCGTCGTGCCCGACCCGGTCGGGCACGTGCTGCTCCAGCGTCCCACCCGCCTCCACCGCCATGACCTGCATGCCCCGGCAGATCCCGAGCAGCGGCAGGCCGCGCCGCCGGGCCTCGGCGACCAGCAGCAGCTCGGTCTCGTCGCGGTCCGGGCGGGCCTCCTGCACCGACGGGTGGGGTTGCGCGCCATACCGGCTCGCCTCGACGTCGACGCCACCGCTGATGATCAGGGCGTCGACGCGGTCCAGCCACCCCGCGACAACCTGCGGGGTGACGTCGAGCCGCGGCACGAGCAGGACGGGCAGCGCGCCCGCCCGCTCGACCGCGAGGGTGTAGTCGCGGGGCAGCACCGCGGACGGCTGGTCGACCCACGGCGCGCGGGTGACGTCCTCGACATACGTCGTCAGGGCGACGACCCGCAGGTCAGAGCGGGGTGACATAGGCGCCCGCGATGCCGCCGTCGACCAGGAACTGCGAGGCCGTGATGAAGGAGGACTCGTCGCTGGCGAGGAAGACCACGGCGTTGGCGAGCTCCTCCGGCTCGGCGAATCGGCCCATGGGGATGTGGACCATCCGGCGCGCGGCCCGCTCGGGGTCCTTGGCGAAGAGCTCCTGCAGCAGCGGGGTGTTGACCGGCCCGGGGCACAGCGCGTTGACGCGCACCCCCTCGCGCGCGAACTGCACACCGAGCTCGCGCGACATCGACAGCACCCCGCCCTTGCTCGCGGTGTAGGAGATCTGGGAGGTCGCGGCCCCCATCACGGCGACGAACGAGGCTGTGTTGATGATGGATCCGTGCTTCTGCTCCAGCATGTAGGGCAGCGCGGCCTTGCAGCAGAGGTAGACGCTGGTGAGGTTGACCTCCTGCACCCGGCGCCATGCCTCGAGGTCGGTGGTGAGGATCGAGTCGTCCTCGGGCGGGGAGATGCCGGCGTTGTTGAAGGCGACGTCGACCGAGCCGTAGGTGTCGAACGCGGCCTTGAACAACGCCTCCACCTGCTCGGCGTCCGTCACGTCGCACGCCACGAAGAGCCCGTCGACCTCCTGCGCGACGCGCGGACCGTTGGTGGTGTCGAGGTCGCCGATCACGACCCTCGCCCCCTCCTCGGCGAACCGTCGCACGGTCGCCAGGCCGATGCCGCTGCAGCCGCCCGTGACGACGGCGACCTTTCCTTCGAGTCGAGCACCCATGGTGGGCAGTTCCTTTCGTCGTTCTTGTCGATGGCGGTGGATCGTGCGGAGCACGCCGTATGCCGTGCCGGGGGTCGGCGTCACGCGTCGGCGATGAAGACGTTCTTGACGTCGGTGAAGGAGTCGAGCGCGTCGGGGCCGAGCTCGCGGCCGAGCCCGGACTGCTTGAAGCCACCGAACGGCGTCGAGTAGCGCACGCTGGCATGGGAGTTGACCGACAGGTTGCCGGCCTGGACCGCG contains:
- a CDS encoding J-domain-containing protein — protein: MDPHHVETIAERRIREAQERGELDNLPGAGKPLPSLDRPYREDWWINGLIEREQLDMTGAMNPTMALRKEAHDMPQTLRDVPREESVRAIVEDYNRRVKLDRLRPAAGPQMPPIAKVLDVEELVAVWREHRRLAEAQARLRSEEERRAREQAEADRRAAVWWRRIQRTYRR
- the cimA gene encoding citramalate synthase, translated to MGDRPALQVYDTTLRDGAQQEGLHLTVQDKIAIARHLDELGVGFIEGGWPGANPRDTEFFAGARDLRLQHAVLTAFGATRKAGGQAHSDAQVRALLDSGAPAITLVAKAHTRHVEQALRTTLAENLAMIRDTVTFLVGEGRRVFLDAEHFFDGYQLDRDYALEAVRAAVESGAEVVALCDTNGGMLPSRIADVVDDVTRSTGAPLGIHCHNDTGCAVANSLAAVDAGVVQVQGTVNGYGERTGNADLLTIISNLQLKLDRPVVADAQLAEASRISHSISEITNITPYGRQPYVGSSAFAHKAGLHASALKVDPDLYQHTDPSSVGNRMRTLVSDMAGRASIELRARELGLDLSGQGEVQARIVALVKDLELRGWTFDAADASFELLLRREVTGEPISYCEVESWRVIAEARGDGVAVSEATVKLRAGGRRLVATGEGNGPVNALDEGLRNALVGVYPEIDGVELVDYKVRILDSAHGSDAITRVLIEMADDNQSWTTVGVAANIVEASWMALLDGLTYGLHSAGVPVR
- a CDS encoding gamma-glutamyl-gamma-aminobutyrate hydrolase family protein, with product MSPRSDLRVVALTTYVEDVTRAPWVDQPSAVLPRDYTLAVERAGALPVLLVPRLDVTPQVVAGWLDRVDALIISGGVDVEASRYGAQPHPSVQEARPDRDETELLLVAEARRRGLPLLGICRGMQVMAVEAGGTLEQHVPDRVGHDEHSPAPGVFGTHDVSVRPGSRLAALVGERAQVPTYHHQSVLTHPGYEATAWAADGTLEAMEDPAADFCLAVQWHPEAGTDPALFDALVAAARR
- a CDS encoding 3-oxoacyl-ACP reductase, giving the protein MGARLEGKVAVVTGGCSGIGLATVRRFAEEGARVVIGDLDTTNGPRVAQEVDGLFVACDVTDAEQVEALFKAAFDTYGSVDVAFNNAGISPPEDDSILTTDLEAWRRVQEVNLTSVYLCCKAALPYMLEQKHGSIINTASFVAVMGAATSQISYTASKGGVLSMSRELGVQFAREGVRVNALCPGPVNTPLLQELFAKDPERAARRMVHIPMGRFAEPEELANAVVFLASDESSFITASQFLVDGGIAGAYVTPL